The genomic DNA TCTGTTGCTATCACATGTCTTTTCTCAAGCCGTCTGACCGAGCTTTTTTTTTCTACATTTGCATTCTCCATACCCAGATCGCTTACATTTTTTTTGTTGATTGTACACTAAGGCTCTTATCCATGGAAAACACTGCAGTCCGCGACCATAGGTCTTTTCTTCCTTCTGGTCTTGTACATTTTGGTGTAATCTTATCCTTCCAACGCACAGGTGTGCATTGGTTCATGCGATGGACATTTCTACTCGTTTCTTTCGGCTTGATGCATCGTATATCACCTGCCTAATTGGAAGGGTTGTTTGCTGAGGTGTTACATTGCCCTAGATTTGCGTGGCTCAAACTTACTTTCTGCTTTACCTTCCTCAAACATGGTCTATGCTTAAATCCGACCGGAAAACTTCCTTGTGTATGTGGCGCACTCTGGAGCCGGCTTGTTCACCGGAAATCCTGGATGCAAAGGGCTGAAACTTCTTTGCTCACCGCTCGCGTGGGCGATGGTACTCGTTCTACCACCACATGAAATAGACTATCCCGAGGGCTGATGCTAGGCTCGAACAGCTCCGCGTGGAGCGGGTACGCATCAGAAGGCAAAAGGACTTCAGCGCAAGGGGTTTGAGGGTCGTACACATAGGCTTGACTACCAATATTTGCGAACTCATAACGAAAATCTCAAGTGTTACGTGCCACACACACTTTTTGGGTTGGTCCACTACCCTTCGGGTCTATACTAAATATACGCACCCGAGTGTCTTCCGAAAGAGATGCGGGCTAGAAGCGCTGGCCGCCCTTGCTCATGTGGGGTGATGTTTGTTATCGCGGGGTGGATGATATCCCCTTGAAGGTCCAAGTCCGAGCATACATGCACCCGAAACTTGGCTAATGGGTAGCAGAACCCCAAAAATATGAAGTAGCAGCTGGAGGCTGAATTGTACCAGGGCGTATTCTTATATCCACTGTTGCAACAATACGATATGGCCCTCCAGATCATTTCCGGGTTTGtaatgcatatatgtgaaTTAGGAGCCACGGTATTTGATTTGAACCATATTTAAGCCGGTTTGTGTGTGGCCGTATACAATATCGTCTATCGAGCGTTGTCCCTGGGAATGGAAAATAAAATCGGCGAGCTTGTGGGCGAATTTGCCCCGAGGGCACTGATTGGCGGGTCTTTTCCAGGTTCGAATGCGCGCGCCAAAACAATGCGCATCGCAGTCGGATGACGTAGTGATTAGTGGTCCGTTTGTTATCAAATAATCGGGAATGCCGAATAGGAATGAAATAGCGCCCGAGTCATATCTTGTCGACAATCCGCGCGCGTGTTTGGATACTAAATTACGGGTGCGGGCTATGTTACCCCGAACTTGAGACTGGTCCAGCCACCTCAGGGCGATTTACGCCGACCAACCAACAGCTAGTTTATCCCGGAATGGGTGGCTGTGTCACCGGAATGCGCCACCGATGAGTGGCAGAACGGTCATCTAATCGTTGCGGAATGAATCAATAAGGTCGCACAAAAGGTTGTTTGGGCTGACCTCCGATATGCCGTAGGTGTTGTAACCCCCGGTCTCACTCGCATACGAATGAAATAGACTCGGTCTTGTGGCGCCGCTATTGTCTCCGGACCCAAACGTGTCTACGCATTAACGCTGAAGTCCCGCGGCTATTTTGCTGACAATGAAGAGCAGGAAGAGCGCTACTATAAATCCAGAGGTCTCGAGAGCACAGATCCCATCAACCTCAGGTCTCTACCACTACTACTACCAACCAGAGTGAGCTTCACCATAGATATACCAGCTGCTTGCCCACACTGACAgcattcatcctaagcttatAGATATGCACCGTTTCCAATACGACTGGGATATGGATGAGAGCCCTCGCTCTAAGAAGAGCACTACATCACTCCTACCAGCTCCAAGTACTTCTGCGCCCGCGCGTTCGTTGCCTTATACAACGATAAGCTCCCTCAGCATCGTCTTTGCTCTCGCGCTTGGATCATTTCTTTTCTTCCGTCAAACCACACTACTTCAGGGCATAACAAGGATCTAGTTAAAACATACTTCGAATAGCGCATGCTTCCAGGTGAGCTTTATCTGCCCAAGAATCCGACTGTCTGGTAAATTATTCTGATGTCTCGCCAACGGATAGGTTCAAGTTTTAGTTCACACATGTTCTCTCGAACCTGTATGATATGCCGATCCAGTTCGATATGTGATTGTATTAGTAGTTGTATTCGTTTCAGTTGGCATTTATACATCGCTTTGTTTAACCATCTGAGAGACGAACTCAAGGCTTGATCCTACGCGCGGCACATGTGCAGTGCTGCATGCGAGCTCTGCGGTTCAGCCAGAAGTGCTGATATGAGAGTAGGGTTACCCATAGGACCATCATGATCGGTAGATTCTCTGAGGTTATCGTTGGTCAGTAACAGGGTCAATAGTGACAATTTCTCTAGGTACGGACCGAATAACAAAACTATGAGATCTATTCCTAGATCTAGTATGGCTTCCCCTAGAAGCTATTGGACGTTAGTGAGACTTCCTACACTAAGTGAGCGGTAACTAACCAGCATTATATGTATGGAGCCTCCTATCAAGGCTCCGACCAAATCTATAGTGGCTTGAAAAATCATGGTCGCCGAGTGTCCCGCAGTCAGAGCCATCGTAGTAAGAATTAATGCAATTTCATTCCATAAGTCAAATAACAGTAGCATAGTGGTAGATACAAGTAGAAAGGTATGTACAAGGAACGGATTCGAGTAAAGTGGTCGTAAAAGGAAGGCTCTGAGCTCATTACCAGAGTATATGCACGGACCACCAATTACCAGTTACGACATGATAAGCGGCTGAAATCACGTGCGAATATGGCATTGAGGTGCCTCTCAACTTCACCACTCCATTGATTGCACTGCTGTCGGGTATCTTCTTATGGCTGAGCAACGTGAGTATTAAAATCTACTGTGCCCGGAAAATGACCGAAAAGAGAGTTTGAAAGGGACTATACATAATATCAATGTTCCGTTAATTAAGTCGCCTTCGCTTCGAGTGCCTCGGCCCGTGAGTGGTATTATTAGATGAAGCTCTTCAGACCTAGTAATTAGACCCAAAGGTCGAGCTTCCTCCCGATATTCACCCACTTCCGGAGGATGTAACAGCATATGTGAGTGTGCTGATATGAATTTCTTTACTCATATGAGACTAATCTACGCCTCAGTTCGTATACCCATTCACGATCGAGCCTCACATTCTCACGTTGGAGTCATCTCGACAAACTACTCTTGCTGCTCATGCTACACGACGGGAAGCATACTTACGGGCTCGGGAAGAAGAGAAAGTTAGAAGGAAAAAGGAGGCTTTGAGACGCGTTGCACCTGGGTTTGATCCGGACATGGGTACCCTGTTACCGACGAAGTTGAGTACACCCGTCGCCCACAGTCCTGTTGTGCCAGCTACACGACCAGCTACGCAAAGAGAGTCAATACCATTACCACCACGGTCTGATGGATGATTTAGTTGACCAATTGGCGGCGATGGAATCCCGATCTGGTCAACCGCTATCCCCGCGACCAAATAATATTAGCTGAATGAATGTAGGTTTCTGTTATCTGTAACTCGTATCTTAATACATTATTCTAGTGCGGTTATCGAGAGTTGGTTGATTTCGCGAACAACTTTTCCTGCTTTGTACTAGCACAAAGGCTTGATTATTCGGCCCTGGTCCGAGATTATTCGACTCACTCTCATCATTTCAACCGCTCTATCCCAACCTAAGCAGCATTCGGCACAGCTCTTGAGCTGCTGCTTGGTTTCCTCATCATAATTCATCATATCTGCGATCGATGAGCTAGCATCCACATGGCTTAGGACCATCGTTTTACGAGCTTCCCATACCGATTTGGCTGAAGCCGTGCCATGCTTTGAGCACGCGCCATAATCATGAGGAAATATCAACTCATTTTCCAAGAGTTCTTTTAGACTTTCTAGTCGACGGGTCTGCAGAATTAGCAATAGGTGATATGAAGTTGCTGATGGCAAGAGTTTGATTTCTGCGATTGAATGCTGATGCATCGGGGGATGTAAAAGAAACGATGAGGTATGCGATGCGATCAAATCCAATCCAAGTCGAGAGGCAAGTGCATAAACTGGCAAGGGATGTGAAGAAGCGTGGCTTCGAAGGTGTGCATGTAAGACCGCCAGAATATCATCCGCGAAATCATACTTGTCGGCAGCGTCTAGCAATGTGGTGACTAATGGCCAGGGAAGAACACTTCCTGGTGGGTCATTACTTGACGGAATTGCCGAAGAAGGTGTGTAACTAACGGCTGTTGCAGGGGGGAGCAGAGGCGGGGTTTCGAGTAGATTGACCAGCAGTGCTAATATCTCATATCGTTCGTCTATTTCGATAATAGGCAGCTGATTTTCAGACGCGGAATCCGTGTTGTTGAGTGGGGCCAAAGAACCAAGTTCCAGCATCGATTGGAACACATGACTACCTCGGGCTAAGCATTCAGAATGCGCAGGGATTGCTTCTTGAGCTGGACTCTGAGTTGACTTGACCAAGATATCAAATGGTCGATCGCTCTCAGTTTTGGCATCGATGTTGATATCGTCCCGGCTTTGGTCGCGTGACGTAGACATGCCGAAAGGGAGATGTACCAGAGAGGCAAGTTTCTCTGTTCCTGGTCGCGGGGGATCTGCGAGGTTGAAGACGAAGTTACAATAAATAGGGGGTGATGGAGTTTGATTTAATTAGAAGCCTGCAAGGTCCTGCGCAAGACCACTAATCGGGGCGTACCGCCGGCACACCCAACGTTGATCGGTTGGTATTTGTATGACAACACACTCAGATCGAGACACCTCTTCAGGCCTAGGCAACATCCAGGCAACCGAGAATTGTGCCACCGTGGAGCTTCATTATGCGACCGCTTGTATGACAATTCTGGGACATTTGGGACACATGATTATGAAACTAAATTCGGTAACACGGAGAGGAAACGAGGCAGAATCTGACCATCACCACTGGCTGATAAAAGGCTGGTGTGTTGCTTTATTCCCCTTGCATACGTACAAGTGTTCGACGCATACCTACTTGACGTTGCGTAATCATTTAGGTCTAGACATTTCCAAGTCCACGTGTGCCTTTTTGGCGACCATCATCTTGACTGTGAGTTGGCTTTTTCTCCTTGATCAGAGTAATGACGACGGTGATACTCATACAATTTAAGTATCCGGTCAATCTGGTGACTTCTATACAGTAGCCAAGTGTACAAGTTGTGGTGCGGCTGGCCGGAACTTGCCTTTGAACTCGCTATTTAGAAGTTACTCGGCTCTCACACATCTCCTCCGAGACCAAGTGTGACTTGAGACCAGTAAATATGGGCAGATTTAGTATCCGCCGTCATAAACGAGATGTGAGTACATTCATTTGGGTATTTCCCCGCGACTACGACACTAACATCATATATCTACCACTTACAGCTTTCAGACTCTGCAACTATCGTCACAGCTGAAGTCTCTATGAGCCCTTCTCAGAGATCGATATATGGATCTATTACTAGCCCTGGTCCTCGAAATCGCCT from Rhizoctonia solani chromosome 16, complete sequence includes the following:
- a CDS encoding The BTB (BR-C, ttk and bab)/POZ (Pox virus and Zinc finger) domain, which codes for MSTSRDQSRDDINIDAKTESDRPFDILVKSTQSPAQEAIPAHSECLARGSHVFQSMLELGSLAPLNNTDSASENQLPIIEIDERYEILALLVNLLETPPLLPPATAVSYTPSSAIPSSNDPPGSVLPWPLVTTLLDAADKYDFADDILAVLHAHLRSHASSHPLPVYALASRLGLDLIASHTSSFLLHPPMHQHSIAEIKLLPSATSYHLLLILQTRRLESLKELLENELIFPHDYGACSKHGTASAKSVWEARKTMVLSHVDASSSIADMMNYDEETKQQLKSCAECCLGWDRAVEMMRLLGEAILDLGIDLIVLLFGPESTDHDGPMGNPTLISALLAEPQSSHAALHMCRA